The Trichosurus vulpecula isolate mTriVul1 chromosome 3, mTriVul1.pri, whole genome shotgun sequence genome includes a window with the following:
- the LOC118844321 gene encoding zinc finger protein 2 homolog, which translates to GEKPYECNQCGKAFRLRSSLNVHQRIHTGEKPYACNQCGKPFRDRSALAKHQRIHTGEKAYECNQCGKAFRFSYILVVHQRIHSGEKPYKCDQCGKAFTQRTSLRVHQRIHTGEIPYECNHCGKAFTRRTRLTEHQRMHTGDKAYECNRCGKTFKGSSSLSEHYRIHTGERPYECNHCGNTFRLKSILNVHQRIHTGEKPYECNQCGKPFRDRSTLAKHQRIHTGKKP; encoded by the coding sequence ggagagaaaccttatgaatgtaatcagtgtggaaaggctttcagactCAGGTCAAGTCTTaatgtacatcagagaatccacactggagagaaaccttatgcatgtaatcaatgtggaaagccTTTTAGAGACAGGTCCGCTCTTGCCaagcatcagagaatccacactggagagaaagcttatgaatgtaatcagtgtggaaaggctttcagattcAGCTACATTCTtgttgtacatcagagaatccacagtggggagaaaccttataaatgtgatcaatgtggaaaggcttttacacagAGGACCAGTCTTAgagtacatcagagaatccacactggagagataccttatgaatgtaatcactgtggaaaggcttttacacgGAGGACTCGtcttactgaacatcagagaatgcACACTGGAGATAAAGCTTATGAATGTAATcgatgtggaaagactttcaaagGTAGCTCCAGTCTTTCTGAACACTatagaatccacactggggagagaccttatgaatgtaatcactgTGGAAACACTTTCAGACTCAAGTCCATTCTTaatgtacatcagagaatccacactggagagaaaccttatgaatgtaatcagtgcgGGAAGCCTTTTAGAGACAGGTCCACTCTTGCCaagcatcagagaatccacactggaaagAAACCTTAG
- the LOC118842775 gene encoding zinc finger protein 2 homolog: MGDGPCDLTWREISALHWGIHTGEKPYGCNQYGKVFTRRNHLNENRRIHTGEKPYECHQRGKAFRVSSSLAEHQRTHTGEKPFECNQCGKTFTSSSSLVNHQRIHSGEKPFQCNQCEKAFRVSCNLVNHQRIHTGEKPYGCTLCGKAFTRRNALNDHHRIHTGEKPYECNQCGKAFKNRGNLSFHQKIHTGEKLYECNQCGKAFTLRACLARHQRIHTGEKPFECNQCGKAFRVSSTLVKHQRIHTGEKPYECNQCGKAFRVSSSLAEHQRIHTGEKPFECNQCGKTFTTSSHLVNHQRIHTGEKPYGCTLCGKVFTWRNALNEHQRIHTG, from the coding sequence AACTTGGAGAGAAATCTCTGCTCTTCACTGgggaatccacactggagagaaaccttatggatGTAATCAATATGGAAAGGTTTTTACACGGAGGAATCATCTTAATGAAAATcggagaatccacactggagagaaaccttatgaatgccaTCAacgtggaaaggctttcagagtcAGCTCCAGTCTAGCTGAACATCAGAGaacccacactggagagaaaccttttgagtgtaatcagtgtggaaagactttcacaagCAGCTCCAGTCTTGTTAATCATCAGcgaatccacagtggagagaaaccttttcaaTGTAATCAATGTGAAAAGGCCTTCAGAGTTAGCTGCAATCTTGTTAATCATCAGAGAatacacactggagagaaaccttatggatGCACTctatgtggaaaggcttttacacgGAGGAATGCTCTTAATGACCATCacagaatccacactggagagaaaccttatgaatgcaatcagtgtggaaaggcttttaaaaataggGGCAACCTTAGCTttcatcagaaaatccacactggcgaaaaactttatgaatgtaatcaatgtggaaaggcctttacACTGAGGGCCTGTCTTGCcagacatcagagaatccacactggagagaaaccttttgagtgtaatcagtgtggaaaggccttcagagtCAGCTCCACCCTagttaaacatcagagaatccacactggagagaaaccttatgaatgtaatcagtgtggaaaggccttcagagtCAGTTCCAGTCtagctgaacatcagagaatccacactggagagaaaccttttgagtgtaatcagtgtggaaagactttcacaacCAGCTCACATCTTGTTAACCATCAgcgaatccacactggagagaaaccttatggatGTACTCTATGTGGAAAGGTTTTCACATGGAGGAATGCTCTTaatgaacatcagagaatccacactggg